In Candidatus Woesearchaeota archaeon, a single window of DNA contains:
- a CDS encoding DUF58 domain-containing protein, with product MHGTKQVLKKVKKIEIKTRRLVDGLLQGAYHSVFRGRGVEFSEVREYVPGDDIRTIDWNVTARMNQPFVKEFIEERDLTVYIVLDISASSEFGSEKSKKQAAVELAASLMFAALRNNDRTGLLLFTKEVEKFIPPKKGKRHILKLIREMVEFRPKSRKTDLSGPLAFLAKVAKKRSIAFIISDFYSSNYEKQLKLLKNRHDVVAINVNDIREHEIPDIGYIELEDEETGEQLLLDTSDKEFRNSYARQVDKKNRELKKALTRLKIDLVQLSSEIPFEVPLRKFFRARQRRMAR from the coding sequence ATGCACGGGACAAAACAGGTATTAAAGAAGGTAAAGAAGATAGAAATAAAGACAAGGCGCTTAGTTGACGGCCTGCTTCAAGGAGCTTACCACTCAGTCTTCAGGGGAAGAGGGGTCGAGTTCTCTGAAGTAAGGGAATATGTTCCCGGAGATGATATCAGGACAATAGACTGGAACGTCACAGCAAGGATGAACCAGCCCTTTGTAAAGGAATTTATAGAAGAAAGGGATTTAACAGTGTACATTGTCCTGGATATCTCTGCTTCCAGTGAGTTCGGCTCAGAAAAAAGCAAGAAGCAGGCAGCTGTAGAATTGGCCGCTTCTTTGATGTTCGCAGCTCTAAGGAACAATGACAGGACAGGCTTATTATTGTTCACAAAAGAAGTGGAAAAGTTCATCCCCCCTAAAAAAGGAAAAAGGCATATACTGAAGCTGATAAGGGAAATGGTCGAATTCAGGCCGAAAAGCAGGAAAACAGACCTTTCCGGGCCTTTGGCATTCCTTGCAAAGGTAGCGAAGAAAAGAAGCATAGCTTTCATAATATCAGATTTCTATTCCTCTAATTATGAAAAGCAGCTGAAGCTTTTGAAAAACAGGCACGACGTTGTCGCAATAAATGTCAATGACATACGCGAGCATGAAATCCCTGACATCGGCTATATAGAGCTGGAAGACGAAGAGACAGGCGAGCAGCTCCTGTTAGACACGTCTGATAAGGAGTTCAGGAATTCCTATGCGCGCCAGGTCGATAAGAAAAATAGGGAGCTGAAAAAGGCGCTTACAAGGCTGAAAATAGACCTT